The stretch of DNA TTTTTTGAACATTTCTAACATGTTATTTTTCCTCCTTTTTTTATAAAGCTGAACAAAACACTCCAAAATATCGGATAGAATATCTTATGATGCTAAGTTGACTTCAAGACATTGATTTTAGATGATACAAAATCCCATTTTTTCCAAAATAATTCAAGTTCCTGGCGGCCAGCCTCATTAAGTGTGTAAAACTTGCGGGGCGGCCCCATATCTGACGGTTTCTTTTCTATGTTCACCAGATTTTTCTTTTCTAATCGCACTAGGATGGTGTAGACCGTCCCTTCTACAACTTCGGTAAATCCAAGCTCATTCAGGCGCCTGGTAATCTCGTAGCCATAGGTTTCATGGCGGCTGATGATTTCCAGCACGCAGCCTTCCAGCGAACCCTTCAGCATTTCAGTTAAATTTTCCATGTTCAGAACCTCCTCTCTTATGTCTGACTTATATGCAGTATAACTTAGTACTAAGGAACATTTTTACTAAATAGCTTCTGGGAAACCACGCTATTTAGTATTGCTTATTACAGGTACATAGTAACACCGAGTAGAAGAGGTGTCAACTATTTTTCTTAAAAATAATTTGATACCAAGATAAACGTCTATTCAACACACTTACAAATTGATATGGTATCTATTTCGCTTACAGGAAATAAGTTGTACAAATGTTTGGACAAATAATCATATGTCTTAAAAGTCAATTTGCCTGCTTTTTTCAAATAACGCAGATATAGGAACGTGATCGCTATACTTTATCCAACTATCATAAGAACCTACCTCAAAATGGCTTAATCTATTTTGTATTGATACAGAAGCAAACAAATAATCAATATGAAATGGACTTGACTTTGCTTTTCTAAAATAATGGGTCGGTCTGTTTTCCTTCCCCTGTTCTTCATTGAAAAAATGATGACAAGCACTTTCAATGCCTTTATTTTTTAGTAGTTCCACTACATCTGAGTGTGTCCCTACTCTTTTGATATAATCAAATATCTGATTACTGTTCCAATCACCAACAATGACACAGGGATTAACCAGCAAAGATTCGTATTATTTTAAAGCTAAATAGATTTGTCCTATGTAACTATTAAATTGTTTTTTTGTATTTTGAGACCAAACGGCAAGTAAAATAAATTCCTCTTCGCCAGTGACGATCAAAGGAATGATATAGCGGAATTCTTGATTATAAAGTGGATGAAGTTCAATTTGATAGGAATCATTTAAGGTCATGATGCCAATTCCCTTGTTTAAAATGTCCTAATCTAAAAATATATGAAATTGGCTCTCTCGTGGGATTCAAGGATCCTAAATCTTTTGCAAAAACGTTCCAACGATTATACAACATCACACCCAAGGAATTTCGATAACAATACTTTACGAATGATTAAGATTTGCTTTGGCGATCCCTGTTTCCCCTACAGCAGCAACCAATCAGTGCCTGAACCTTTAATCAGCATAAATCAAGGCGTGAATCCAAGAATTCAGACCTTAATTTATTTACTTATTTAAATTCTTTCTTTTGTCGAGATCTTCCTAACCAAGGAAATTTGGATCTCCAATTACACTTTTTTCTTCAAATTTTGTAACGGTTACCTCTGCCTTATCAACTATAATGTGTGATTTCATCTTTGTAAATTTTAATTTGGCTAGAAATTATGGATGAAATGGCAAAATCATCTGGAGTTAGGGTAAAATTAATAGTAGTACATATAGAACTTTAAGTTGGGAGAATGCACATGGAAAATGGAGAATCATTACTGGTTTCATGGCTTAGAGATAGCAAGAACTGCCAAATCACACAAACTCACTGGAAGGTTTCATCTAGTTCGTGGGTATTACATAACGAGGATAACATCGAGGAAGTGATGACTTCTTTACACGAGTTCTTTATTGAACGATTAAACTATACCATTTTTAGTAATATGAAATCCTTTTTGAAATCACTACAACGCAGTGAAATTGATGTGTTGGGTATGGAAATCCTGTCTGGAACAGAATCAAATCTTTATGCAATCAACGCTGATTTTAATGAGGTGGGACTCCATTCTAAAAACAACAGTTCTATAATAGAAAGAATTTCAATCGATATGATACGGACGGCAATGTTAATCCATGGTTTTTATAACCTCTCAAAAGGGACAATCATCTTTGCAGCGCCTAAAATAAATCAAACACTTATAGAACCTCTGACGAATGCGGTAAAAGTGCTAAATGAAATTTTCAAAGTCTTTGGATATCAATTTACCTTTATTCTTTATTTAAATGAAGAATTTAATAACCAAATACTCAGCCCCACTGCAAAAGTTGGATCACAAGCGAGAATTGGGATTTCAAATAATCCTGCCATCGGTGCAACAAAAAATGAGGAGTATTTTAGAAAAGTTCAGGCCAATAATCGGCTGATAGAAATTGGATTGCTCGTACGTTCGGTTATTCGGAACCTAGCAGTAACTAGACAATTAACAGATGAAATGATTCAACGATTGTTAGATAAGAGGTACTCGAAGGGAACCTTTGACCTAAATTACCCGCTGCTAAAGAATATCGATAAAGAAAAATTCTTAGTGGATCCTAAGAACATAGAATATGATCGGTATTCAAGTAGTCTTTATACCATTAATGATGGAGATTATCTAATCTGTAAAGAATGGAATGACGATCAGCGGATGTTGTTTTTAAACTGGTTTGAACAATTGATGGTAAAGTGAGTAATTAAAGATTTATGTGATTACGGATATTAGAATTTTATAATTTAAAAAAAGCCTAATTTTTCGGTGTTGTAACCGAGTAATTAGGCTTTTCTTGCTTCATAATCACTTGTCTTATGCGTAGACTCCTCATGTCCAAGTCCAAATAATTTCAATATCCAACTCATACTAGTCCCCTGTGCGTTAAAGAGTTAGTTTATCAGGGGACTGCCCCAGATGTCCCGTATAGTAAAGTAAAAAGAATATTATTTGGTGGTTAATTTTTCCATTATTTCTTCATAAGTTTCTATAGTTTTGTATTTGCATATAGTAAAACCCAGGGTTGTTGTTATGCAATTTCCTCTTACATCCGCTATTAACAAGGTGTTAATCAGTATTTTTTCTTTTGACTTCTTATCAGTTACTTCAATAAATGAATTCATATAAATTCCTCCTCAAATGTTATTTGCAGCTTCCCTTCAAAATATGATTTTCCAATCTCTATTACTATATTGCCTATCACTATTATACTTTACATCTTGGAATTTATAAAAAAGCTACAATCTATACGAAAACAGCCAAGGGATTTAATCTTTATATGCGTAGAGAACTTCAAAAAATTCCATAGTGAAGATTTGCCTTTCTTTTTATGTGAAAAAGCCTAATCCTCTTAATTTTTACCGAGGAATTAGGCTTATAGTCTTCCGCAATATTGGCGGTATAACATTTCTATTTAATAGTACCGATGTACTGTTAGCAATCAATGTTTAATTTCTCAAATATATCAGCATGGCACTTATTTCATTCTCTATTTTTATAATCCAGTAAATCTTGTATTGTATATTCATTCAACTCATGTTGAAAACACTTTCCAGCTTTATCAATGATCTGAGAGATAAATAATTCTACTCCCGTAGAAGGAACTGTATAAAATGGAGTTGTTGAAGTATCACCTAAGGCTTGATAAACATCCTTTACCGTTATTTCTTCAGGTGAAATATTGATCATATATCCCCCATATCTTCCTTCATAAGAAGTCACATCAGCTACAATGGTTGATGAATCCATTTTATTAACTGATGAAGTGATTGTTGGCCCTGATGCTAACCCATTGCGATTAAGAATTTATCGTCCAAAATCAAATAATGAAACATTACCTGTTTTGTATTGGATACATGGTGGCGGTTATATCGTAGGATCAGTTGAAGATAATGATGATCTTTGTATGAAATTCGTAAAAGAAGCCGGCTGTGTGGTTGTTTCTGTAGATTACCGATTAGCTCCCTCCCGAGAATCCTTATCCTGCGCCAATTGAAGATTGTTATGCAGGTTTAAAATGGGTTGCTGATCATGCGGAGTCATTAAACATTGATCCAAACCGAATTGGTGTTGCAGGTGCAAGTGCTGGCGGAGGATTAACTGCCGCATTGACGTTGTTGGCACGTGATCGTAAATATCCTTCTATTTGTTTTCAAATGCCACTCTATCCAATGATAGATGACCGAAATAATACACCTTCTGCCAATGAAATAAAAGAGGGAATGATTTGGAATCAAAAGACAAACGAAGCCGGCTGTAAAATGTACTTAGGAGATTTATATGGAACGGATGATATCCCTTCCTATGCAGCCCCTGCTAGTGCGGAGGATTATAGCCTTTTACAATACACGTACACTTGTGTAGGTCAATTAGATCCTTTCCGTAGTGAAACACTAACATATGTAACCAAACTTGCAGAAGCTGGTGTTGATGTCGAGTTTTACTTATATCCTGGAGCCTATCACGGTTTCGAGGCGATAAGTCCTAACGCCGCTCTATCTGTTCGAGCTATGGCCGAATATGTAAAAGCAGTTAAGATAGGTTTCGATAGAGTTTCTAAGGTTAAAGTATAAATATTTTTAAAAGAAACACTCACAATAGAATCATTTGTGAGTGTTTTCCTTTACTAACCTGTCTACCGAGGAAATAATTCTCAGCCCATACCGTTTATTGTTTCACTGGACCATAAAAAGGATTTTTAGTAATATCCGTAATAAAATCAATTGTTTTCGCTTGATACATTTTATTTTTGTATTCATAGACAAGAATAATATCTCCAATAGCCATTGCAGGGGATATTTGTCCGCTTACTCTGACCATAAGAGTATTGTTCATTACTTCATAATCAATAATGCTCCCAAAGCCAATATCATCAAATAAGTTTTCAGGTTTGATATCAAAAAGAGTAATATCAACTTTATACTCCCTATCCGCTATATGGATTTCTGCTTCTTCATTCGATAGCTTTGTCTTTACGTTTTTATAAATGATAGCTAAAGGATTATCTACAATCACTTCTGTTAGTCGATTGTCAATTGTGTGAAAAACATGAACATCTTCCATTAGGACACCTGTACCATGCCCTGTGTTCAAGGTAATGACTAGCTCTTTCTTTTGGTCCTTGTTGATGTCTTCATAGAAAATTTGTGGAGCGTAGGTAGGACTTGTTTCACTATTCCAAAAAGGTCTTGTGTAAATACCCCCTTTGAAATCAATTTTAAATCCTCTATATAAACCATTCATTTTTCTACCGTAAAGAGTTATATTTTCTTTTTTGTTCTGACTAACCATTTCATAGCCTTCAATTTCTGCATCTGCAATAATAGGAGTCATCATCAAAAGAAACCCTATTAGTAAACTGACAGTAGTTTTCATAGGCAACACCTCATTTTAGTGTTCCCTACCATACATTCTACTACCATTACCAATAGTGAAAAAAATTCAGTTATTGTATTAACATGAAGGTAAAACTCCATATTCCATCTACATC from Neobacillus sp. CF12 encodes:
- a CDS encoding PadR family transcriptional regulator, whose translation is MENLTEMLKGSLEGCVLEIISRHETYGYEITRRLNELGFTEVVEGTVYTILVRLEKKNLVNIEKKPSDMGPPRKFYTLNEAGRQELELFWKKWDFVSSKINVLKST
- a CDS encoding Rrf2 family transcriptional regulator, producing the protein MDSSTIVADVTSYEGRYGGYMINISPEEITVKDVYQALGDTSTTPFYTVPSTGVELFISQIIDKAGKCFQHELNEYTIQDLLDYKNRE